The Microtus pennsylvanicus isolate mMicPen1 chromosome 19, mMicPen1.hap1, whole genome shotgun sequence genome includes a region encoding these proteins:
- the LOC142838317 gene encoding uncharacterized protein LOC142838317, which produces MDIMNSVTYDDVHVDFTWEEWALLDASQKSLYKNVMLETYRNLTAIGYKWEDHNIKELCQRSRRNGRHESHPTGEKLHECNQCGKAFSQQSHLQIHRRTHTREKPYECDYCGKAFIRYTHLESHKRIHTGEKPYVCNQCGKAFSQQSHLQVHTTTHTGVKPYECNQCGKAFACYSYLQSHKRIHTAEKLYECNQCGKAFARHSNLQRHKITHTGVKPYECNHCGKGFSRQSYLQIHIRTHTGEKPYECNQCGKAFARQSYLQIHIRTHTGEKPYGCKQCGKFFADYTYIRVHEKIHTGVKLYECNQCGKAFSQPSYLQVHKRIHTGEKPYGCNQCGKTFARHRNLQRHKRIHTGQNRHECNECGKTFSQERHLQVHKRTHLGEKPWECKQCGKAFACHSNLQRHERIHIGE; this is translated from the exons AAttcagtgacctatgatgatgtgcatgtcgACTTTACTTGGGAAGAGTGGGCTTTGCTGGATGCTTCCCAGAAGAGTCTCTACAAaaatgtgatgctggagacctacaggaaccttaCTGCTATAG GCTACAAATGGGAAGACCACAATATTAAAGAACTTTGTCAAAGATCTAGAAGAAATGGAAG GCATGAAAGCCATCCTACTGGAGAGAAActccatgaatgtaatcagtgtggtaaagccttctcACAGCAGAGTCATCTCCAAATACATAGAAGAACTCATACtcgagagaaaccctatgaatgtgatTATTGTGGGAAAGCGTTCATACGTTACACTCATCTTGAAAGTCataaaagaattcatactggagagaaaccctatgtatgtaatcagtgtggtaaagccttctcACAACAGAGTCATCTCCAAGTTCATACAACAACACATACTGGAGTGAAGCCCTATGAATGCAaccagtgtgggaaagcctttgcaTGTTACAGTTATCTCCAGAGTCACAAAAGAATTCATACTGCAgagaaactctatgaatgtaatcagtgtggaaaagcTTTTGCACGTCATAGtaatcttcaaaggcataaaataaCTCATACAGGGgtaaaaccctatgaatgcaatcactGTGGGAAAGGCTTTTCTCGACAGAGTTATCTCCAGATACATATacgaacccatactggagagaagccctatgagtgTAATCaatgtggaaaagcctttgcacGACAGAGTTATCTCCAAATACATATacgaacccatactggagagaagccctatggaTGTAAACAATGTGGTAAGTTTTTTGCAGATTACACTTATATTAGAGTACATGAAAAAATTCACACTGGAGTGAAActgtatgaatgtaatcagtgtgggaaagccttttcACAACCGAGTTATctccaagttcataaaagaattcacactggagagaaaccctatggatgtaatcagtgtggaaaaACTTTTGCACGTCACAGAAATCTTCAAAGGCAcaaaagaattcatactggacaGAACCGgcatgaatgtaatgagtgtggaaAAACCTTTTCACAAGAGCGTCATctccaagttcataaaagaactCACCTGGGAGAGAAGCCCTGGGAATGTaagcaatgtggtaaagcctttgcgtgccacagtaatcttcaaaggcatgaaagaattCATATTGGAGAgtaa